TATATCTACAATTAATTTGATAAAAGATAGAATTTTGGTTGTAGAGGATTTGAAGAAAGTCCTTTTTGACCATTCTTTGAAAGCTGGTGAAGTTAAGCATTTGCAGAAAATTCTTGTAGATCATTATTGGATTTTCGGTGAAGAATATAATTTAGTGTGTTCCGAAGAAGTAAAATTTACGCAGGCTTTAGAGAAGTATAGATACGAGCTTTTGGGAGTAACAGAAAAAGAATATATCAATCATCCAGATAAGTATAAAGAAATGGACTTATTTTTGACTGGACAGGATTCGCAGTATGGTACTCCTCATAATTTGGTAGTAGAGATAAAAAGTCCTACTTACATAAAGCAATTGACATATAAAGAGTTTGGACAGATACAAACGTATGGTGATGTAATCCTTAAGACAGATGCGTTTAATGATCATCGAGAAAGATGGACATTTATATTGATAGGGCAGGATGTAGATTCAAATCTTCGAGATTCTGTAATAAAGGATCCTTTGTCGGGCTGGGCTTATACAAAAGCAAATGCGTCGTTCTATATCAAAACATGGAGTCAGGTTATTAATGACGTGGAGTTCCGACACAAGTATCTTTTAGACAAACTCTTGATAGAAAGGCAAAAACTTTCTTCGTCTGAAACGTTAGAGGAGATGATGGAAGAAATGCATAAAAGTAATGCTGCAATCAAGTAAAGTAGCATATACTTAAGGAACTTATGGAAGTAGAACTCTTGAAGTAATATAAATTATTATGGATAAGAATGAAGTAAAGAAAATATTCGATTTATATGAATATCATTTATTAAAGGAAGAAGAGGATTATATGGTTTATGCCGTAGGTCGCAATCTTTATCCTGGTGTCGAAATTGTTTGCTTTAATAATGTTGATACAGCCCGAATTGATAAACTTACGGAAGAATTCAGAAGTTTGAATTATTCAGTTCGTGTGTGTAAGGAGGCGGAAGTCGAAAACATAGAAGATTATCTTTTTGATTGGTTCTTTCAAGTAAAGCAAGCTAATGCTCAGATTAAAAATCGATACAAAGAATATACATCTGCTGTTATGCATGCTTATGGATTAGACCAAGAACAATTAGCAGCTGCTAAGTATGAATATGTAAGATGCCCATATACAGTAGAGCGTAATTATACGAGCAAAGCATATACAAGCGGTGTGCCTATAATAAACTCTTTGCGAAGTGAATTGGATTCGAAAGGTGCAAGATTAGTAATTGTAGAAGCTCCAGCAGGTTATGGAAAAACATCAACAGCAATGGAATTGCTTAATAGTTATTCTGATGTAACATCAAAAGTGCGTCCGTTCTATATGGAACTTTATAAGGATCGTCAAGCTCCAACTTTTTATTATTTGTTGATATCACAAATTAATAAGACCTTTAATGTGCTGCTTGGTGATACTATCGTGATGCACAATATCAAAGAAGGAAGAATTCCTTTGATTATAGATGGATTTGACGAGCTTCTGAATGAGGATTTGGACCACGGAAATTCTAAGTCCGAAAAGAATAAGGGAAAAACCATGTTGGAAACAATAGCTGAACTTTTGGAAGGGAATGCCAAGATTATTTTGACTACCAGAAAAACAGCCATTCTTTCTGGTCCCGAGTTTTATGACTGGTATGAGCAAAAGACATCAAGTAAGCAAGATGTGGACATAGTTCGATATAAATTGGAGCAACCAAGAATAGAGGATTGGCTGAGTGAAGCTAAAATGCGTCTTTTGCCTTCTAATATTCATGATTTGTCTAATCCTGTAATATTAGGATATCTACATTTTCTTAGTGACGTTGAATATAAAGCAGAGGCACATTCTGATTCGCTAGTGCAAAATTATGTAACAAAACTTCTTACTCGAGAAATTGAACGCCAGCAACTCCCTTTCTCGGATATTAATGAGCAGCAGCTTATTTATGAGCGTTTGGCATCAGCTTTTGCATATAACAATATAAATTCCGATTCAAGAAAGAACGTTAAGAATGCTATACTGTTGTTATCTTCTGATATTTTGGAAAAATATGCTACGCCAAGCAAAGATACAGATAATATAGCAAACAGCTTAACAAATCATGCTTTGCTTGATAGAAAGGGTGATAATAATATTGGTTTCATTAATGATTTTATTTTGGGGCTATTTTTGGGTTATTCTCTTATAGATGTTAAGCATGATGAACTTCCTGGTTATTATAAAGATATGTCCTTGCAGTTTCTTGAAAAAGTAATTGAAGCTATGGCTGCTTGTGATGAGGAAAAAAGAGAATACACGTGTATGCAATTGGAGGATATGTGTAGTAAAATGACACCTGATTTGAGATTGTTTTCGGAAATTAAATTACTGCATAAACCAAAGTCTAATTTTAAAGAGACATATTTGGAAAGCAAAATTTTGATGAATACATGTTTTGATGCGCCCTCAAGTTTTGTTAGATGTAATTTCGTAAATATTAATTTTGAGGAAGGAAAAGTCAATTTTGATGTTTTTGACGACTGTATGTTTATTGGTTGCAAGT
The Segatella copri DNA segment above includes these coding regions:
- a CDS encoding NACHT domain-containing protein, with protein sequence MDKNEVKKIFDLYEYHLLKEEEDYMVYAVGRNLYPGVEIVCFNNVDTARIDKLTEEFRSLNYSVRVCKEAEVENIEDYLFDWFFQVKQANAQIKNRYKEYTSAVMHAYGLDQEQLAAAKYEYVRCPYTVERNYTSKAYTSGVPIINSLRSELDSKGARLVIVEAPAGYGKTSTAMELLNSYSDVTSKVRPFYMELYKDRQAPTFYYLLISQINKTFNVLLGDTIVMHNIKEGRIPLIIDGFDELLNEDLDHGNSKSEKNKGKTMLETIAELLEGNAKIILTTRKTAILSGPEFYDWYEQKTSSKQDVDIVRYKLEQPRIEDWLSEAKMRLLPSNIHDLSNPVILGYLHFLSDVEYKAEAHSDSLVQNYVTKLLTREIERQQLPFSDINEQQLIYERLASAFAYNNINSDSRKNVKNAILLLSSDILEKYATPSKDTDNIANSLTNHALLDRKGDNNIGFINDFILGLFLGYSLIDVKHDELPGYYKDMSLQFLEKVIEAMAACDEEKREYTCMQLEDMCSKMTPDLRLFSEIKLLHKPKSNFKETYLESKILMNTCFDAPSSFVRCNFVNINFEEGKVNFDVFDDCMFIGCKFNQVDIVGKTEGVDFFECVKDGSGFDPNFHEVIETIDKGNQQIPMELEILRQYIPKGAKGRKMQIISRLKNEFVDGKSFKKVFCSLVTRGYILTDGDKSHISDSGLDFLNKNV